Genomic segment of Prionailurus viverrinus isolate Anna chromosome B4, UM_Priviv_1.0, whole genome shotgun sequence:
ATATAGATGCTTCGTCCTGGGGGGCTACCATGTGCGTTAGAGGGTATCTAGCAGTATCCCTgccctctacccactagatgtcagtagcgCCCTCCACCCCAGTTCTGATCATCAAAAATGTCTCCCAACATTGCTAGATGTcctgtgggggaagggggaatagAATTATCCCGGGTGAGAAGCGCCAGTCTAAAGGCAttcaaactcaaaacaaaaacacttggagcacctggctggctcagtcggtagagcatacaactcttgatctcagggttgtgagttcgagctccacgttgggtgtagagatgacttaaaaataaatcttggggcacctgggtggctcagtcggttaggcgtccgactttggctcaggtcacgatctcacggtttgtgagttcaagccccgcgtcgggctctgtgctgacagctcagagtctggagcctgtttcaggttctgtgtctccctctctctctgcctctcccctgctcacactctgtctctgtctctctctctcaaaaataaataaaacgtttttttttttaagtttaaaataaaaacaaatctttaaaaaaaaaaacccacaaaatcaaaaacaattgGGTAAATAAAAAGTATCTGAGGGTGGGTATTAGGCCTGTGAGTCACTTGTTGGAACCTTTGGCTGGGCTTTGATGTTTTCTAAGCCTGTGAATAGCAGGGTAGGCCTACTAATCTCCTTGGAGCCAAGAAATGTTTCCAGAGCACCAGCTTCTAGCAGAAGAATCCCAAGGGTGACAATAGTTAGTGCTCACTACCATTAGCATCTCTGAATTTTCTCCCACCACCACATGAGAGGCAAGaagtgaggatgaggagaaaggaatacctggtggaaggaaaggaaagcatcCGTGGCAGGGACTGGGGTGAAGCAGGGGACCTTCAAGAACAGTAGCCTCTCGATGTCACACCTCCCTGCACTTGGCTTCCTGACTCcaggatcaagccctgccccctccccccccccccccacccccgccccaggtgACTGTTCTCTGGCCAAACCATTAACATTGATGGTGTTTTCAGAAGCTGAGCTGTCCCTCTTGCTACACAACGTGGTCCTGCTTTCCATCAACTACACCGGCTCAAGGCGCTGAATGAACGTGGAGCGGGTGGCATCATCCTGCAGTCACACAGTATGGCAGCGTGGTACCAAACAGCACTGGCCGGCAAAGCATCTGTGTGCCCTGGCGGGGGTGTGCGGGAGGCAGAGGAGCAGGTGCCCGCAGGCTTTCCAGCGTGGTACCCTCGAGGGAGGGAGCTGGAACCGAAACACCCTCTTACCAGAAGTGTCATCCCAACTTCCTCACCATCAGCCAGAGCTGGCAGCAGCCTCCGTACTGGGCTTTAATTGTGACGTTTTGAGTTCAGATCCTAGGAAGTGAGCTTTTGCCCCAGGTGGGGCAAGTCCTAGCAGCCTCGGACTTAACCACTGCCACATTCTTTACAGCTGGGTTTTTGTTAGTTTccggctggggaggggggcagccctGTTGAAACTGGAGCATTTACATCTGTGCGTGTCCTTTGATGCTGCCCTCGATCCTTTTTGTGACCAAAaataggctttttatttttatttttatttttggtcccCTCACTGGGTTAACCACTCCCTTTCCAAGTCcatgaaacactttttttttttttttaaagcaaatagtTATTCATATATGGGAACATTCTGATGGCAACGATGCAAGGAAATACAAGTGCCACTTGACCCTTTCCGTGTTTATAGCCTTCACCCCACCCTTGTCTTAATTTCTGGGCTGTGGTGCAGCCTCCACAGATCTTAAACTCTGCTACCTCCGCTGAGTTGCGGCAGTCCGGCTGTAACTGCCAGTGGCCGCCTCTGGGCCCTGGATTAAACCTCCAAGACACTAACGACCACCCTGCTTGGGAGCCCGGGAGCGGTCTGCGTCGAGAGTACGTTGGGTTTAGCTTTTGTCCCTGTACGCTAGTGACGTGTAATAACTTATTGTTAAATGCATGAAGCACTGTTTTAAAGCCAAGTAAAGACTACCTGAAACCAGTTGCTGGAAGTGACTTCTGCATACTCGGATGATTTTGCTAAAACTCCTTTGACAAGACGGACGTAACCTAACTAATGGAGACGTAGGCGGTTGGGATAGAAGCTTCTGATGGGATGGAAGTTCTGAGGGAACGGATTTGACACTGATCCTCTGCTCAATTTTAACGCAATAACCAGGAAcagagaattttatatatattatagatacatacataatctgtaaagattatatatatatgattgtaaAGAAAACGGGATTAGCAGATGAGCCCCCAGGATACAGACTATAGACAGGGAAAAGCTTCAACAGGGGAGCATCAAGCGTGCTCCAGCTTGGGTGCATAAGGGCATACGATGCACGTCAAGTTCTTGATGCTCCAAAGAGAATGTTCTGTTTTTCCATCGTAAAACATTTCTGTTGTTAACATTAATATCTAACTGACCTAATTGGTTTTATATACAACGCTGGAGAAGCACCCTTTGTCTAACAAGTAACTAAGTTGTGGCCTGCCAGGATAAAGAATAACACAccattcttttgaatatttctttaatattacatttaaatattctctttaaatACAGCATTATCACAATGTAAAGGacctaaaaggcaaaaaaaaaaaaaaaaaaaaaaaaaaaaaatgttttcagagaacCAGACAAGCTTTGGATTCACATTGAAAATACTACCTGTGTACAGTATATGagaaaggaaactggaaaatcTTAAGAGTTGCAGTAATAAGAGATTTCTTTTATCTAGGCCTAGACTGAGTGGGACTGAAGCCGTACGGTCCTGTGATCAGAGGCCTAGGCTTAGCTTTTCTAGCAACCATGAGCGAGAACTGTATCCAGCTCAGGTAGCACCAGAAACGAGATGGACTAGGTTGTAGAAAAGGCCCTTTGCTTAACAAGACAGTTAATGCTCAGTGTTAATATTTCAGCATTTAAAAACTCGGGATCGGCGGGAGCCAGAAGTGTTGTTCCTGGAGGGACGGACTTGGATTAAGAAACTAGTTTTTCAGAAAAATCAAATCTCTTGGGGGCTGGCAATGAGTTTAATAATGAGATTCCAATTCTTGGCTTGACCCCAAAGGCTAAAGTGTCTCTTACCAAGCAGGTGGAATCCACTTCCAAAGGTGAGGCTGGAGCCTTCCTAAGGAGGGAATGTTTAGAGCCCACGCTCCCCTCCCAATATAAGCTTTCAGGAAGAAAGTTTGCAGTTTAAGCTTCAGCCTTCTATTCAAGGGGATGGCCGATCGTGGGGGAGTGTGGCTTGGCTTGGGATAGTGTCTACATCTCGGGTGCTTAAGACTCTCTTGTGAGGCTAGAGGATGGGGAGGGACAAGGTCTTGTACTGAAGAACTCCCCTCCAAATGTAAAACCAAGCAAAACCAGGAATGAACTGGAGAGGCAGACTGGGTTAAAAGACGTATCCGTTTAAGTACAAGGCCTCACAGGCTCAGTTTAGAGATTTTCTAGGTGAAATGTTGCTGTGACATACATAAAGAGTGCGTTCACGTCCCACAAGAAAAGGCTATGTGAGCAAGGTAAGTAGGAAGAGTTCTCTCCCCACCAAAAGCAAACAGTTTTCCACTTGTTCTTTCTTGGTCAATAAACCATACCAGAAGTGAAGTGTGATGTAAAGGATGCTAGTGGAGAGTGTTTTTTGCTCCCTACTgactccattttaaaatggacGCAAAGAGAACTGTGGGAAGGTCCCATAATATATCATTCTGGAACCTGGGAGCTGTGTGTAGCAATTAAGAATTCGTTTGGCTTCCAATTTTTATGTATCAAGTTGGAGGGATCCAATAAACATTTGCAGTTGTCAGGGCGGGGGGGACTGGAATAGCAAAACTCTCTTAACCCTGTATATCCAAGGACCACAAGGGTAgtacagaaagaaaaggacaaaaactaGTTGGTGACTTTAGATTGCCACGTCCTGCATTCCTTTAAAGCTCAAACCTCCCAGAGCGGGGCGGGAGGAACCTGGGTGAAAAAGCAAGCATGGCACAGATCAAGTCCACTTCTTTGCAGACAGCAGCCTTTTCCTGCTGCCTCTTTCGGACACAGGCAATGCTCCATATATGCCTCCTGTGGGACGTGTGAGCCCCGGCCTGAAGCTGCCTGACGGAGCCGGCATTACACAGGCACAAGCCTCAGGCTCTTTAGGCCACATCCCCAGCCAATCTAGCTTTCTcttcaagggaaaaagaaagggggcgggggagacaaATAGGCAAGTTTAACTCTAGTACCTAAGAACatgtgaaagaaagaattcaagtTACAGACCAGGAATCCCCAGTGTGGGGAACAGGTCGGAGGACACCAAACGTGtcaaatattaacttaaaaatttacCAAACGGGGGGCCAGGGAAGGCAGGTTAAGTTTTTCTAAATTCTGGAGGTTTTCTACAGAAGCAGAGACCCTTCTACCCGTTCCTCTCTAGATCTGGCCAGATGGTACTCCAACTGCGTTATGCACCAAAGTGGGGTATCAGGGTGACCGATGAGAAAACTTGAGCTTCTTCCCCACCTGGAGCTCAGGAAAGAAGGGAGCTTTGCCACGCTGTTCAAATTATTGCGTTCTGGTCCCTACATAAAGAATAGCTGCTCGAATTACCCAGCTTCTCCTGTGAGATCCTCGTTCTTTGTTCCAACGGCCCAGAAAGCTCAGTATTCAGCACTGTGCGGCCTCCTCTGCCCCGAGACTCTCCCCACATCCAGCTGGGACCGGTCTCCTTGGTTCTGTTTACCCTTTAAAAAATACTCGTACAAACGATTCTTTCCCACCCATCCCCCCAAGACCCCAATAAAATAACATGGGCGTAGCAGCTGcttctacagttttgttttgaaacGGTGTTAGATAAAATAAGGGAATAAATAGAGAATGGGTCAGAGGCAGAATCTCCATCCCCAGCTCACACTGCCAGAGGGAGTTCTAGGGAAGAATCTTCGGGGggcctgtcctcactctgctgTGAGGTTTTCTCCATCGCACGGCCCTCTTCATGGTCCGTGCGGAAGGGGAGGCTCGAGGGGGACCAAGAGGGGCGGAAGTCTTCGCTCTCAGGCTCGTCAGGGTTACAGCCTTCGGGCACTAGCGCCTCTAGGGTGGACGCTTTCCCCACTTCTGACTTACACAGGGCAGCTGGGTCTGTGGGGCTACAAGCCACCAGTGAGGTAACCGGGAGAGAGAAGACATTCAGATCCTTCTCCTTGGGGAAAGAAGGCGGGACGTCTTCTGCGCTAGGCTCTCCTTTCACCCCCAGGACTGGCCTCTGCTCCACCTGATAGTAGACCAGGGGCCCACCGTTCAAGTAGGACGGGCTGTTCACTGCCGAGGCGGCCGGGTGGTCTGAGTTCTCGGCGAAACACAGGACGGAGGAGCCCGGGGGCAGCTGAGCCTGGATGAGGATGGGGGCTGTGAGGCCCGGGCACAGCTCTTCGGGCACGGCCAGAGGCTCCTCCAGGATGCACACGCCCAGGCTCTCGATGCTGGAGTCCAGGCTGGCGCTAGAGCCGCTGGAGTCTTCCTCTGCCTTGAGCCGCTCCAGTTCCTCTGCACTCTGCAGGTGCATGACCGCTGTCTCGTTCTCAGCAATGAACTCCTGGAAGTCCTGTGTCTCGGAGCCCTGGGCTCCCGTCAGGCTGCAACCAGCGGCGGGTGAGGGCTCCTCGTCCGGGGCTGGCGGGCGGCTCACCTGCCGCTTGCTCTCCAGCTCCAGCTTCATGATGGTGTGGAGGTAATGAGTCCGGACCCGGATCGGATTAAATTCAATGCGCCCCGCCATGTTCCCGCAGCCATCCCGGGAACAACCGCACGGAAAGGACATGCGATCCACCTGAGGAGGGGACAAGGAGGTTGAGGGAAGATGAGGCCAGCAGATTTAATAACGGAGATAGGAGACATCAGCTGGCAAACGCGGGCAGCTGGGATTTGAGGTCTTCTTACAAGAGGAACAACTAATTCAAAGCGTAACGTGCAACGTGGTGACCTAGGAGCATGAGGTGGTAGTTTTCAGACCACTCGCGTTCTGATTCCAGCACAGCCATTAGTTAGCAGTTGTGACCTCGGGAAGGTCCTGTATCTCTCCAAGGCTTTGTTTCCTCTTCCAAATAAAGTGTAGCCAAAAATCACGTCAAAGGGCCTTTCCAGTTAAAAAGTCCTGAGACCACCTCTCTGAATGCTGACAGTTCTCAGAGTGGAAGAAATTTTTGTGCCTCAGACTTTCCCAGAACTTACCTGGTGTGTCGAGAAGACAAAGGCTGGGGCCCAAGCCTAGTGCCTTCTGCAACGACAGGCGTGGGAAAGGAAGTAGATCTAGCTGGTCCAAAGCAATCGATACATTCCAGGGAAACTAGAGAAAGTGCCTTAGTTTGCTAAGGTGCTATCGTGACAGTTCCAACAAAATAATGGCCAGCTTTTCACTGCCTGCTTCATTTTTCCCTGATGGTTGGCCAGTTTAGTTCTGAAACAGTTATAGACCAGGAATATGTGGAAAAGGGATCTACTCTACCTCCTTATTGGatcccaaaaaggaaaaaagcaccCCCCcgccaccaaaaataaaataacatcagcaAATATGTACAAACACACAATGTCTTCCTATGATATCAACTTCTAGAACTCTCCATTCCAGTCTTAAGAACAGTCCAATTCTTAGGACTATTCTCAGGACTGTAAAACAGAATGATATATTATGGGACTTCACTCTGAAAAGCAGTATTTGGCCAGATCAGCTAGAGCTATTACCTgcctaaaattaaacaaaaggtTCGTTAGGATCCATTCAACCAGAAGGACTCAGCACCCACATCCTACAAGTTCCAGGTAGATTTCATCCTCTGGGATGGTATTACTCTTTTCAGTTGGGCTAGGCCTTCTAACCTGTCCCTTGTCAGAAGGCCAGGTGGGGAATGAGGTCTTCTATCTTTTAAGATCCTGGacctaaggggtgcctgggtggctcagttggttaagcgtctgacttcgtgatctcatagttctggagttcaaaccccacatgggactcttggctgtcagcacagagcctgctttggatcctgtccccctctctctctgcccctatctcacttgttctctctctcaaaataaataattttttttttttaattttagaaactaaaaaaaaaaaaaaaaaaaaaagatcctgaacTTAAGATCCTGGACTTAACCTCTGCCAGGCCAAGTTTGATCCTAAATTACAGGATCTGAGAATTACTTTGAGTTTTACAAAATCGGGGTAGAGGTCCTGTGAGTGAAGATAAAGTCTAAAGGCCTAACTCAGCTCTCTGCTTCCTTTTATCTCACGAAATCCATATTTAAGGAATAGCTACTAATGGTAAACTTACTAACCCCTGTTCCCTGTTCCCCCATTTGCGGACAGCTGCCTCTTCATCACCTCTGAGGTGAGAAACACAGAAAAGGTAACTGCTATCTCCATAGCCTAGGAATCCTGCCGTGCTTGGTTTTCTCCTTGATGGAGGAGGGTTATGGAGCTATGGAGTGTCCACACTCACGGGGAATCCACCCACGGGTGACGGGCGGCCTCCCGTGTTCATGGGTACCCGCATCACGTCCCCCAGACTCTAGAGTAGATATGCTCTCTCAGGCCGACTTGGACTCACCTGGCATTTAATCCCAGCCTGACTACAGGCACAGGCTTCTGGGTCACAGTACAGGCGACAGTCGCAACCACACTCTTCCCGTGACAGGCGGATGGCTCTAAGCTCCTGTTTCTCTTCGGCATCGATGCGGTGGACCCCCGAAGCCCTCAGCAAGGCTCGGCGCCGCTTGGTGGGCAGGGGCTGCAGGAAGAAGTAATCATCCACCTCCACGTTTTCCACGTCAATATCTTCATCTGAAACATCATCCAGGGTCAGGCCGTCGGCCTCCACTGACTCCACCGTCCCATTCTTGGTCAGCTGCCAGGAGACAGGGAGGACAGGTTAGCCTCGAGTATTTGCAGGCACCTCCTCACAGCGGGTGTCTAGAGCAGCACAGTCCAACTGAACCTGGTGCGATGATGGAAATGGCCATGCTGCTCATAGCAcgtgtggctactgagcactggAAATGCGGCTAGTGCAAATGAGAAGCTGAacgttttcatttcatttcactttaatCGAGTGTAGTATAAAGAgccacatggggcgcctgggtggcacggtcggttaagcggccgactcttggtctcggctcaggtcatgatctcacagtgcacgagttcaagccccgcgctgaGCTCTGCGTCGATGGTggggggcttgcttgggattttcgctctccttctctctgcccctcccccgcttgtgcttcttatctctctcccaaaaataaacttaaaaaaaaaaaaaatagccatgtgtggctagcggctaccatattggatagttTAAGAGAATAAACCTAGAGCAGGAACGCAGGAAGCCTTATGTAGCTCTGTAGTTCTAACACCTTCCTGTCTGTCGACACCGGGTATCACCTTGGTAGATCAAAGTTTCTCAAAACCTGTGTCTCATCCTCCCTCCTAGAAGATAATATTCTTCCACGAATATATTCTCCATTCCCAGACTTGTGTCCCTTAACTTCACCTAACTTGCCTTCTAACACAGGGAGGAGAAGGTCTATCAATGGCTAGATATTCCTTGGATGGATAGAGAACGTTGCAAAACACCCTTCAATATGTACCCCCAAAGGACCCAAAACCACATTCTGGGAAGAAGACTACACTCAAGTGTAGTACAAGGCCACCGGGTCTTTGTCAATGAGCCTAAATCTTCACAGTGTCAACAACGATCTACATATACAGAAGAGCTTCATTTCattgggaggaggaaaaaaaaggagcaagTTGTTAATGGCTACCAAAGAAAGCTCTCACTTCCGGCCCACAGTCTAGAACATATTCTTTCTCCTGatacttttttatttgatttcaaagAAAAGCAGTATGTGAGGCAGGGTGGCTTATATAGCACTAAGGTACCATCTACAGGCAGAAATCTGGGTTCTCTGGGCTAAGAAGGATAGCCAGCCAGAAAAGGGAGTCTTAGTGGAAGGACAGTGTGAAGACAAGCTGGCTGAATGAGTTTTGAAAACTCACTAGAGAATTCGAGTGAAGAAAATGAGACCTCATCATCTCCAGAGCTCTGGAAGCTACTAGCAGGATGAGAGCCAAGCTACTGGAGGGGGTGGCTTACTTCATCAGACAGCCACAGATTGGTGCTGGTAAAGGAACAGCTCCTGGGGGACGTGATGCAATAGGGCTGGCTAATAAGCTCCACACCTGTTGTGTTTGTTTGTGGGAAGGTGGGACAGAGGAGACAAATACAGTGGTGCTTCTGGGGGTTTCCCGGTCTGTTATTTCTGTAGCAGGGAGACCAACGATGAGGGGCCTTTCTGCAGACCTTGGGATCTCCCCTGCCTATTTCACTGGGGATGGCTTCCTCCTCATCACCCTCCCTCCCGCTGTCCTCTCAAGGGAAAGAAGCTAGAGATGCAATagaaagaaacccacacaaaTGTAAGGATGTAACACGACAGAGGTGGCATTTC
This window contains:
- the CSRNP2 gene encoding cysteine/serine-rich nuclear protein 2; the protein is MDAFTGSGLKRKFDDVDVGSSVSNSDDEISSSDSADSCDSLNPPTTASFTPTSILKRQKQLRRKNVRFDQVTVYYFARRQGFTSVPSQGGSSLGMAQRHNSVRSYTLCEFAQEQEVNHREILREHLKEEKLHAKKMKLTKNGTVESVEADGLTLDDVSDEDIDVENVEVDDYFFLQPLPTKRRRALLRASGVHRIDAEEKQELRAIRLSREECGCDCRLYCDPEACACSQAGIKCQVDRMSFPCGCSRDGCGNMAGRIEFNPIRVRTHYLHTIMKLELESKRQVSRPPAPDEEPSPAAGCSLTGAQGSETQDFQEFIAENETAVMHLQSAEELERLKAEEDSSGSSASLDSSIESLGVCILEEPLAVPEELCPGLTAPILIQAQLPPGSSVLCFAENSDHPAASAVNSPSYLNGGPLVYYQVEQRPVLGVKGEPSAEDVPPSFPKEKDLNVFSLPVTSLVACSPTDPAALCKSEVGKASTLEALVPEGCNPDEPESEDFRPSWSPSSLPFRTDHEEGRAMEKTSQQSEDRPPEDSSLELPLAV